A single window of Paenibacillus sp. FSL H8-0537 DNA harbors:
- a CDS encoding response regulator transcription factor produces MIRIVIAEDQRMLLGALASLLELEDDMTVVGKAGNGEEAITLVQQHKPDICIMDIEMPVKNGLEAAEEIRQLGCKVIILTTFARSGYFDRALKAGVCGYLLKDSPSEELASSIRSVMTGRRIYAPELVDDAYGQENPLTEREKEVLGLIADGKNTKEIADQLYLTNGTVRNYISVILDKLGVSNRIEAITRFKEKGWFK; encoded by the coding sequence ATGATAAGAATTGTAATCGCCGAAGACCAGCGGATGCTGCTGGGAGCACTCGCTTCCCTGCTTGAGCTGGAGGACGATATGACCGTGGTCGGCAAAGCTGGAAACGGCGAAGAAGCGATCACGCTCGTCCAGCAACACAAGCCGGACATTTGCATTATGGACATTGAGATGCCGGTCAAGAACGGATTGGAGGCAGCGGAAGAAATTCGCCAGCTGGGCTGCAAGGTTATCATTTTGACCACCTTCGCCAGAAGCGGCTATTTCGACCGTGCGCTCAAGGCCGGCGTGTGCGGCTATTTGCTCAAAGACAGCCCAAGCGAGGAGCTGGCCAGCTCCATACGCAGCGTCATGACCGGCCGCCGCATTTATGCGCCAGAGCTGGTGGACGACGCCTACGGGCAGGAAAACCCGCTCACCGAACGGGAGAAGGAAGTTCTCGGCCTCATCGCCGACGGCAAAAATACGAAGGAGATCGCCGACCAGCTTTATTTGACCAATGGCACCGTGCGCAACTATATTTCCGTCATTTTGGATAAGCTGGGCGTGAGCAACCGGATCGAGGCGATTACCCGTTTTAAGGAGAAGGGCTGGTTTAAATGA
- a CDS encoding inositol monophosphatase yields MDRAVVREAQRVAVEAAREAGELLKKLFDKLDTHTYKQKDEYGDLVTEADHRAEEIILGKIKQSFPEHHIISEEAGDNRLSSDWLWLVDPLDGTNNFAVGMPLFAVSITLMYQREAVMAVIYEPMTDRLYEAVANGGFRCNGRIIRLGEPRAFNRATVGWIQGHKVQQEPRAVRLRQHLDASTKRMMRLWAPTLQWTMLAKGDLEAIILYNSEGEDLYSGMLMVREAGGSITDFEGRPFTGMSSEPYLIACHPQQLPFFRGLVHNGLVWHSD; encoded by the coding sequence ATGGATCGAGCAGTAGTGAGAGAGGCGCAGCGAGTCGCTGTTGAGGCAGCAAGGGAAGCGGGGGAATTGCTAAAGAAGCTTTTTGACAAGCTGGATACCCATACCTATAAGCAAAAGGACGAGTATGGGGACTTGGTGACGGAAGCCGACCATAGGGCGGAAGAGATTATTTTGGGCAAAATTAAGCAGAGCTTCCCTGAGCATCACATCATATCGGAGGAAGCAGGAGACAACCGCCTTTCAAGCGATTGGCTATGGCTCGTTGATCCGCTGGACGGGACGAACAATTTTGCTGTCGGAATGCCCTTATTTGCCGTTTCCATTACGCTCATGTATCAGCGGGAGGCTGTGATGGCAGTCATTTATGAGCCGATGACGGATCGCTTGTATGAGGCGGTGGCAAACGGCGGTTTTCGCTGCAATGGCAGAATCATTAGATTAGGTGAGCCGCGTGCCTTCAATAGAGCGACAGTTGGCTGGATTCAAGGGCATAAAGTGCAGCAAGAGCCGCGGGCGGTTAGGCTGCGCCAGCATCTTGATGCGAGCACCAAGCGAATGATGCGGCTGTGGGCGCCTACCCTGCAATGGACGATGCTGGCAAAGGGCGATTTGGAGGCGATTATTTTGTACAACTCGGAGGGCGAGGACCTTTATTCGGGAATGCTCATGGTGCGCGAGGCGGGCGGCAGCATTACCGACTTTGAGGGCAGGCCTTTCACGGGCATGAGCAGCGAGCCCTATTTGATTGCGTGCCATCCGCAGCAGTTGCCTTTTTTTCGCGGTCTTGTGCATAATGGCCTTGTTTGGCACAGTGACTGA
- a CDS encoding AraC family transcriptional regulator translates to MEWNEHAHLWTQASVKLMDVRFVSLRGSDTPPVYQLPANGFLFAVRGSAHIALDYTEYEVNGMFALHGGKGMLLDIRLAAEQFDYYLVLYKANVPLPSDPHKHPIHSPAYPFQVQYGCIPSYPLSLFDKLELLLHAWNSLGNVEKLHAKTLFYQLIYELTRQLREQTVKIIPADPAEQALRYIHEHYAEPLTLDKLASMLDCSPSHLSRIFKQRASCSPIEYMIRLRVGKARHLLIHTDASLQDIAAAIGYSDVYYFSRIFKKQSGLSPLKYREHESAERNNIKQHNPFLMLRSSIVPAKLKRYIKARSDNGYQYESRGDFQLVRNKRNSAALTLLVCLTLLLSACSGTTAGNRAAGSNGAANNSVATSGNTAGNVVQSEAATMNYTGADGEVEVPRNPQRIVVLTHAYVGYFMVLGINPVGAPSMTMENPLYEGKIDGMEDIGAWGAFSIEKIISLNPDLIVALANTENLDEIKKIAPVVTVNYGEKNYKEQLIEFGKLTNREDAAKQWVAGWEAKIAEAKPRVLQAVGDKTVSVLSPHNKGVYIYGEGFGRGTEILYDEFGLKVPADFDVKLGSKEISLERVADFAGDYIFTTPDTSESSDTSPTYETEIWKGLPAVKANRVFYMEKGSAAFNDPTTLEAMLPFIVNSLTNGENEDGA, encoded by the coding sequence ATGGAATGGAATGAGCATGCTCATTTATGGACACAGGCGTCGGTGAAGCTGATGGATGTCAGGTTCGTGTCGTTGCGGGGAAGCGATACGCCGCCAGTCTATCAGCTTCCAGCAAACGGCTTCCTCTTTGCCGTGCGCGGTTCGGCGCACATCGCACTTGATTATACGGAATATGAGGTGAACGGCATGTTCGCGCTGCATGGCGGCAAAGGGATGCTGCTGGATATTCGCCTCGCAGCAGAGCAGTTTGACTACTATCTTGTTCTGTATAAAGCCAATGTTCCTTTGCCCAGCGACCCGCACAAACACCCTATCCATTCGCCAGCCTACCCTTTTCAGGTACAATACGGCTGTATTCCCTCCTATCCATTGTCACTGTTCGACAAGCTTGAGCTTCTCTTGCATGCTTGGAACTCGCTGGGGAATGTGGAGAAGCTTCATGCCAAAACCTTATTCTATCAGCTCATATATGAGCTTACACGGCAGCTTCGCGAGCAGACGGTAAAAATCATTCCGGCCGATCCAGCCGAACAGGCTTTGCGGTATATCCATGAGCATTACGCGGAACCCCTTACACTTGACAAGCTGGCGTCTATGCTGGATTGCAGCCCCAGCCATCTCTCACGCATATTCAAGCAGCGCGCTTCCTGCAGTCCTATTGAATATATGATTCGTTTAAGAGTGGGCAAAGCTCGCCACCTGCTTATCCACACGGATGCGAGCTTGCAGGACATTGCTGCGGCTATCGGTTATTCCGATGTCTATTATTTCAGTAGAATTTTCAAAAAACAGTCCGGTTTATCGCCGCTTAAGTATCGTGAGCATGAGTCCGCGGAGCGCAATAACATCAAACAACATAATCCATTCCTGATGCTAAGATCGTCCATTGTTCCAGCCAAGCTCAAACGTTATATTAAAGCTCGAAGTGATAATGGTTATCAATACGAGAGCAGAGGGGATTTTCAATTGGTTAGGAACAAAAGAAACTCAGCGGCGTTGACATTACTGGTATGTCTCACGCTGCTATTGAGCGCTTGCTCAGGAACGACAGCAGGAAATCGGGCAGCAGGCAGCAATGGTGCGGCAAACAATTCTGTAGCGACGTCTGGCAATACTGCAGGCAATGTTGTGCAATCGGAAGCGGCTACTATGAATTACACGGGAGCAGACGGCGAAGTCGAGGTTCCCCGCAATCCCCAACGAATTGTAGTCCTCACCCACGCTTATGTCGGCTACTTTATGGTACTTGGCATTAATCCGGTCGGGGCGCCGAGCATGACGATGGAGAACCCGCTATACGAAGGCAAAATTGACGGAATGGAAGATATCGGAGCATGGGGCGCTTTCTCGATCGAAAAAATTATCTCCTTGAATCCGGATCTTATCGTAGCGCTGGCTAATACGGAAAACCTGGATGAGATTAAGAAGATTGCTCCGGTTGTTACCGTAAACTATGGAGAGAAAAATTATAAAGAGCAATTAATCGAATTCGGCAAGCTGACGAACCGCGAGGATGCGGCCAAGCAGTGGGTTGCTGGCTGGGAAGCCAAAATCGCCGAGGCTAAGCCTAGAGTGCTGCAGGCAGTTGGCGATAAAACCGTATCGGTGCTAAGCCCTCACAATAAAGGCGTATATATTTACGGCGAAGGCTTTGGACGCGGAACCGAAATTTTGTACGACGAGTTTGGGCTCAAGGTACCTGCTGACTTCGATGTCAAGCTTGGCTCCAAGGAAATCTCGCTTGAGAGGGTCGCCGACTTCGCGGGAGACTACATCTTCACTACGCCAGATACAAGCGAGAGCAGTGACACAAGCCCGACGTATGAAACGGAAATATGGAAAGGGCTGCCGGCCGTTAAAGCGAACCGTGTTTTCTACATGGAAAAAGGGTCTGCTGCATTTAATGATCCAACGACACTAGAAGCGATGCTTCCGTTTATTGTAAACAGCCTCACCAATGGAGAAAATGAAGATGGAGCATGA
- a CDS encoding nitroreductase, whose protein sequence is MEHEALGVRSTITGRRTIRDFNGEPLTEAAIQQLLEDAVWAPFHSSKEPWRFILFTGDGRSKFADAVRLTQPKEMLEKWGTWIETQYCSLIQAHLIVVVKAHPRQREWEEALMAASALIQNVQLLAWERQIGVVWKTHDYNWDPRFHRAIGVKADERIAGTLHLGYFDKTPKARRRTPAAKLLTCFRD, encoded by the coding sequence ATGGAGCATGAGGCTCTCGGCGTTCGCTCTACGATTACAGGCAGAAGAACGATCCGCGATTTTAACGGCGAGCCGCTGACAGAAGCAGCGATTCAGCAATTGCTGGAGGACGCGGTGTGGGCACCGTTTCATTCCTCCAAAGAGCCTTGGCGTTTTATTCTATTTACGGGAGACGGCCGGAGCAAGTTTGCGGATGCTGTAAGGTTAACCCAACCCAAGGAGATGCTTGAAAAATGGGGCACTTGGATCGAGACGCAATACTGCTCTCTTATACAAGCCCATCTAATTGTCGTCGTCAAAGCCCATCCCCGGCAAAGAGAGTGGGAGGAAGCGCTGATGGCTGCTTCCGCTCTCATTCAAAATGTACAATTGCTGGCATGGGAGCGGCAGATTGGTGTCGTATGGAAGACGCATGACTACAACTGGGATCCCCGATTTCATCGTGCTATTGGCGTTAAAGCAGATGAGAGAATCGCCGGCACGCTGCATCTCGGCTATTTTGACAAAACACCGAAAGCAAGGCGCAGAACCCCCGCAGCCAAGCTGCTAACCTGCTTTAGGGATTAG